From the Martelella mediterranea DSM 17316 genome, one window contains:
- a CDS encoding branched-chain amino acid ABC transporter permease — protein MQWFDALVQGILLGGMYAQYALGMALMFGVMRIVNVSHGDLVILLSLIGISLASAFGLGPFTVMAALVPLAVAMGWLLQRAVLNRVVGEDPLPSLIATFGLSLALQNLMLQIWSANSRSLPGGGIESQSIQIGGIYIGLLPVLVLLVAVGLTLALDLMLKRMRFGRALRAAAADVEAASMTGVNAKTVYATATAIAVGILGFAAVFQALRSTVAPADGGAQLIYAFEAVIIGGMGSVWGAFAGSMVLGIAQAVGFRLDPGFGVLAGHLVFLLILAVRPQGLFGRA, from the coding sequence ATGCAGTGGTTTGACGCACTTGTACAGGGCATCCTGCTGGGCGGGATGTATGCGCAATACGCGCTTGGAATGGCCTTGATGTTCGGGGTCATGCGGATCGTGAATGTCAGCCATGGCGATCTGGTGATCCTGCTGTCGCTGATCGGCATCTCGCTGGCTTCTGCCTTCGGGCTCGGTCCGTTCACGGTGATGGCGGCGCTGGTACCGCTGGCGGTGGCGATGGGTTGGCTTCTCCAGCGCGCGGTGCTGAACCGGGTGGTGGGCGAGGACCCGCTGCCGTCGCTGATCGCGACCTTCGGCCTGTCGCTGGCGCTGCAGAACCTGATGCTGCAGATCTGGTCGGCGAACAGCCGCTCCTTGCCGGGCGGCGGGATTGAAAGCCAGTCGATCCAGATCGGCGGCATCTATATCGGCCTTCTGCCGGTGCTCGTTTTGCTGGTTGCTGTCGGCCTGACGCTGGCGCTCGACCTGATGCTGAAGCGCATGCGTTTCGGCCGGGCGCTCCGGGCCGCCGCCGCGGATGTTGAGGCCGCGTCGATGACCGGGGTCAACGCCAAAACCGTCTACGCCACGGCAACGGCGATCGCGGTCGGCATTCTCGGCTTTGCGGCCGTGTTTCAGGCACTGCGTTCGACGGTTGCGCCCGCCGATGGCGGCGCGCAGCTGATCTATGCCTTCGAGGCCGTGATCATCGGCGGCATGGGCTCGGTCTGGGGCGCATTCGCCGGTTCGATGGTGCTGGGCATTGCCCAGGCTGTCGGGTTCCGACTGGATCCCGGCTTCGGCGTTCTGGCCGGCCATCTCGTCTTCCTGCTGATACTAGCCGTGCGCCCTCAGGGCCTGTTCGGGAGAGCGTGA
- a CDS encoding ABC transporter ATP-binding protein: MTELLSTHGLVARYGDFQALYDVDVAIDEGEIIALIGANGAGKSTFLRAVMGLLPVKPDMVSLDGRPIGGTPTDQMVQKGVAIVPEGRRLFTGMSVNDNLRVAIDQVGSRGRKGGWTLERVQQLFPILVEKGRVPVQNLSGGQQQMVSIGRALLCQPRLLLCDEISLGLAPKVIREIYAVLPEIRAQGTSIVLVEQDVGLAKSASDRLYCMLEGRVTLSGRSNDVTREQISEAYFGGGHAVV; encoded by the coding sequence ATGACGGAATTGTTGTCAACACATGGTCTGGTCGCCCGCTACGGCGATTTTCAGGCGCTTTACGACGTCGATGTCGCCATCGACGAAGGCGAGATCATCGCGCTGATCGGCGCCAACGGGGCCGGCAAGTCCACCTTCCTGCGGGCGGTCATGGGGCTGTTGCCGGTGAAGCCGGACATGGTGAGCCTCGATGGTCGGCCCATCGGCGGCACGCCCACCGACCAGATGGTGCAGAAAGGGGTCGCCATCGTTCCGGAGGGACGGCGGCTATTCACCGGCATGTCCGTCAATGACAATCTGCGGGTGGCGATCGATCAGGTCGGCAGCAGGGGCCGCAAGGGCGGTTGGACGCTGGAAAGGGTGCAGCAGCTTTTTCCCATATTGGTGGAGAAGGGGCGCGTGCCGGTTCAAAACCTCTCCGGCGGCCAGCAGCAGATGGTTTCGATCGGCCGGGCCTTGCTGTGCCAGCCGCGCCTTTTGCTGTGCGACGAGATCAGCCTCGGACTTGCGCCCAAGGTCATCCGCGAGATCTATGCCGTCCTGCCCGAAATCAGGGCGCAGGGGACGTCGATCGTGCTGGTCGAGCAGGATGTCGGACTGGCGAAGAGCGCGTCCGACCGGCTCTATTGCATGCTTGAAGGGCGCGTGACGCTGAGCGGACGCTCCAATGATGTCACGCGCGAACAGATCAGCGAAGCTTATTTCGGGGGTGGCCATGCAGTGGTTTGA
- a CDS encoding ATP-binding cassette domain-containing protein — MQMQQPKGERQRLLQARNVSKSFGAFRVLHDVDFDVYRGEVLGILGPNGAGKTTLFNMISGDLKPTGGEIRLGEVLLKGEPPHRRCQMGIGRTYQIPQPYSGMTTFENLLVASAFGGGRSEAESYEFCAQVLRDCELLNKANVLAGSLPLLDRKRLELARALASGPKLLLLDEIAGGLTDEESKELVALIAQIRDRGVTIIWIEHVLHALMAVADRLLVLNFGEKIAEGDPKTVIANPDVMRVYMGVEA; from the coding sequence ATGCAGATGCAACAGCCAAAAGGCGAACGCCAGCGGCTTCTTCAGGCCCGGAACGTATCGAAAAGCTTCGGCGCGTTCCGGGTGCTGCATGATGTCGACTTTGATGTTTATCGCGGCGAAGTGCTGGGAATCCTCGGCCCCAACGGCGCCGGCAAGACCACGCTGTTCAACATGATCAGCGGCGATCTGAAGCCAACCGGCGGAGAGATCAGGCTGGGGGAGGTGCTGCTGAAAGGCGAGCCGCCCCACCGCCGCTGCCAGATGGGGATCGGCCGGACCTACCAGATTCCGCAGCCCTATTCGGGAATGACGACCTTCGAAAACCTGCTCGTCGCCTCGGCCTTCGGCGGCGGCCGGTCCGAGGCCGAAAGCTATGAATTTTGCGCGCAGGTGCTGCGTGATTGCGAATTGCTGAACAAGGCCAATGTTCTGGCCGGGTCCCTGCCGCTTCTGGACCGCAAGCGGCTGGAGCTTGCCCGGGCGCTCGCCTCGGGGCCCAAGCTTCTGTTGCTGGACGAAATCGCCGGCGGTCTGACCGACGAGGAATCGAAGGAACTCGTCGCCCTGATTGCGCAGATCCGCGATCGCGGCGTCACCATCATCTGGATCGAGCATGTTCTGCATGCGCTGATGGCGGTGGCGGATCGGCTTCTGGTGCTGAACTTCGGCGAGAAGATCGCGGAAGGCGACCCCAAGACCGTCATCGCCAACCCCGATGTCATGCGGGTTTACATGGGGGTCGAGGCATGA
- a CDS encoding ABC transporter substrate-binding protein, with translation MAYINKLIRPTRRGVLRGMGAGLAASVLGSPAVLRAQTAGKIRMGYITPETGPLGLFGETDGYTVQKIREALGGKLQSANGDVYEIEILERDSQSNPNKAAEIAGDLILNDEVHLLVPASTTDTILPAMEQAELYETPSISAGAPWQAVIMPRGGGEFDWTYHFFWGLDEALNTFVGLWNGLETNRKVGMLFPQNIDGETWGNEEYGLPVPTRAAGYEVTIPGYFQPRTNDFSAQIATFKQAGCDIVGGITYPDDLKTFVTQCNQQGFKPKAVTVAAALLFPGSVEAMGPLGNGMTTEVWWTPAFPFKSSITGQTSREIADQWESEQNRQWTQPLGYSHSVLEVAIDVLKRSADPLDREANREALASTDLETVVGHINFSGQPHKNVCTTPIFGGQWVKGEKWPYDLKIVDNSVNQLFEPQQKIVALNW, from the coding sequence ATGGCTTACATCAACAAACTGATCCGGCCCACCCGCCGCGGCGTGCTGCGCGGCATGGGGGCGGGCCTTGCGGCGAGCGTGCTGGGGTCGCCGGCGGTGCTGCGCGCCCAGACGGCGGGCAAGATCCGCATGGGGTATATTACGCCCGAAACCGGGCCGCTCGGCCTGTTCGGGGAAACCGACGGCTACACCGTCCAGAAAATCCGCGAGGCGCTGGGCGGAAAGCTGCAATCGGCCAATGGCGACGTCTATGAGATTGAAATTCTCGAGCGCGACAGCCAGTCGAACCCGAACAAGGCGGCCGAAATCGCCGGCGACCTGATCCTGAACGACGAAGTCCATCTTCTCGTGCCGGCATCGACGACCGATACCATCCTGCCGGCCATGGAGCAGGCCGAGCTATACGAGACGCCGTCGATCTCCGCGGGCGCGCCGTGGCAGGCGGTGATCATGCCGCGCGGCGGCGGCGAATTCGACTGGACCTACCATTTCTTCTGGGGTCTGGACGAGGCGCTGAACACGTTTGTCGGCCTGTGGAACGGGCTGGAGACCAACCGCAAGGTCGGCATGCTGTTTCCGCAGAACATTGACGGCGAGACCTGGGGCAACGAGGAATACGGCCTGCCCGTGCCGACCCGCGCCGCGGGCTACGAGGTCACCATCCCCGGCTATTTCCAGCCGCGCACCAATGACTTCTCGGCGCAGATTGCCACGTTCAAGCAGGCGGGCTGCGATATTGTCGGCGGCATTACCTATCCCGACGATCTCAAGACCTTCGTGACCCAGTGCAACCAGCAGGGGTTCAAGCCGAAGGCGGTGACGGTGGCGGCGGCGCTGCTGTTTCCCGGCAGCGTCGAGGCCATGGGTCCGCTCGGCAACGGCATGACGACCGAGGTGTGGTGGACGCCCGCCTTCCCCTTTAAGTCCTCGATTACCGGGCAGACCAGCCGGGAAATCGCCGATCAGTGGGAAAGCGAGCAGAACCGTCAGTGGACGCAGCCGCTCGGCTATTCGCACAGCGTTCTGGAAGTGGCGATCGACGTGCTCAAGCGTTCGGCCGATCCCCTGGATCGCGAGGCCAACCGCGAGGCGCTGGCGTCGACCGATCTCGAAACCGTGGTCGGCCATATCAACTTTTCGGGCCAGCCGCACAAGAATGTCTGCACCACGCCGATCTTCGGCGGCCAGTGGGTCAAGGGCGAGAAATGGCCTTACGACCTCAAGATCGTGGACAACAGCGTCAACCAATTGTTCGAGCCGCAGCAGAAGATCGTGGCGCTGAACTGGTAG
- a CDS encoding SDR family NAD(P)-dependent oxidoreductase → MLEQMFDVRGQSVIVTGGASGIGRAYAEIMAAQGARVCIFDLDQAGTEKTVSEIKATGGDVWGLTVDVADRPGLAAAFDEVAEKHGRIDTVYANAGIDPGPGFMTPTGERNPDGAIENIPDEQWDRGIEINLTSVYSTVKNAVRHMKPNGGGQIIVTSSIASEINESIVGTSYMPAKAAVNHFVRHMAMELGAYGIRVNAILPGPFITNIAGGRLRNKEDRAAFEAQSLIGRIGDVEDIKGLALLLASPAGSYMTGSLVVIDGGSLIRMT, encoded by the coding sequence ATGCTTGAACAGATGTTCGACGTGCGCGGTCAATCCGTGATTGTGACCGGCGGGGCCAGTGGCATCGGCCGCGCCTATGCCGAGATCATGGCCGCCCAGGGCGCGCGGGTCTGCATCTTCGATCTGGATCAGGCGGGCACCGAGAAAACCGTCAGCGAAATCAAGGCCACGGGCGGCGATGTCTGGGGCCTGACGGTCGATGTCGCCGACCGTCCCGGTCTGGCGGCGGCCTTCGATGAAGTGGCCGAAAAACACGGCCGCATCGACACGGTCTACGCCAATGCCGGCATCGATCCGGGGCCCGGTTTCATGACGCCCACGGGCGAGCGCAATCCCGACGGCGCGATCGAGAACATCCCCGACGAGCAGTGGGACCGTGGCATCGAGATCAACCTCACCTCGGTCTACAGCACGGTCAAGAATGCCGTGCGCCACATGAAGCCGAACGGCGGCGGGCAGATCATCGTGACCTCCTCGATCGCCTCGGAAATCAACGAGAGCATCGTCGGAACGTCCTACATGCCGGCCAAGGCCGCCGTGAACCATTTCGTCCGTCACATGGCGATGGAGCTCGGCGCCTACGGCATCCGCGTCAACGCGATCCTGCCGGGCCCGTTCATCACCAATATCGCCGGCGGCCGCCTGCGCAACAAGGAGGACCGTGCGGCCTTCGAGGCGCAGTCCCTGATCGGCCGGATCGGCGATGTCGAGGATATCAAGGGGCTGGCCCTGCTGCTGGCCTCGCCGGCCGGATCGTACATGACCGGCTCGCTGGTGGTCATCGATGGCGGCTCGCTGATCCGCATGACCTGA